In Romboutsia lituseburensis, a genomic segment contains:
- a CDS encoding MBOAT family O-acyltransferase, translating into MTFSSITFLFYFLPLVLFCYFFSPNKFKNFILLIFSLIFYAWGEPIYILVMLFSCIVDYINAILIDKYRGTLKSKLALICSISVNISLLAFFKYSDFTICIFNDLLHTNYNLLNITLPIGISFYTFQTMSYTIDVYRNEAPLQKNIISLGTFVTLFPQLVAGPIVRYSDIALQLNQRNHSIDKIYEGVSRFILGLSKKVILANNLGLIWTNVKYLPLSSLSTFTAWLGIICFTLQIYFDFSGYSDMAIGLGKIFGFDFLENFNFPYISKSITEFWRRWHISLGIWFRDYIYIPLGGNKCSKLRWFFNIFVVWFLTGLWHGASFNFILWGLYFGFILILEKLFILNLLNKTPNVINHIYVMFLVIISFVIFDITNLIDMFNFFKAMFNFSNILIDKTFYYYLIPNILLLVFAIIASTPFIKNILDRFKLLRFITLLSGLILSTAFLVDSSFNPFLYFRF; encoded by the coding sequence TTGACTTTTAGCAGTATTACATTTTTATTCTATTTTCTACCTTTAGTTTTATTTTGTTACTTCTTCTCTCCAAATAAATTTAAAAATTTTATTTTATTAATTTTCAGTTTAATTTTCTATGCATGGGGTGAACCTATTTATATTTTAGTAATGTTATTTTCTTGCATTGTCGACTATATAAATGCAATATTAATAGATAAATATAGAGGTACTTTAAAATCAAAATTAGCATTAATTTGCTCTATTTCCGTTAACATAAGTCTATTAGCTTTCTTTAAATATAGTGACTTTACTATATGTATATTTAATGATTTGCTTCATACTAACTATAATTTACTAAATATAACATTGCCTATTGGTATTAGCTTTTATACATTTCAAACTATGTCTTATACTATCGATGTTTATAGAAATGAAGCTCCACTTCAAAAAAACATTATTTCTTTAGGTACCTTTGTTACACTATTTCCTCAATTAGTGGCTGGACCAATTGTAAGATATTCTGATATAGCTTTACAGTTAAATCAGAGAAATCACAGTATAGATAAAATATACGAGGGGGTATCTAGATTTATTTTAGGACTTTCTAAAAAAGTTATTTTAGCTAATAACTTAGGATTAATTTGGACTAATGTAAAATACCTACCTTTATCGTCTCTATCAACATTTACAGCTTGGCTTGGTATTATTTGTTTTACACTTCAAATTTACTTCGATTTTTCTGGCTACTCTGATATGGCTATTGGATTAGGTAAGATTTTTGGATTTGATTTTTTAGAAAATTTCAACTTTCCTTATATATCAAAATCTATCACTGAATTTTGGAGAAGATGGCATATATCTTTAGGCATTTGGTTTAGAGATTATATTTATATTCCTTTAGGTGGTAACAAATGTTCAAAGTTAAGATGGTTTTTCAATATATTCGTTGTATGGTTCCTAACCGGTTTATGGCATGGTGCTAGCTTCAATTTTATTCTATGGGGGCTTTATTTTGGATTTATTTTAATTTTAGAGAAGCTATTCATATTAAACCTGCTAAATAAAACTCCAAATGTTATCAATCATATTTATGTTATGTTTTTAGTTATAATAAGTTTTGTTATTTTTGATATTACTAATTTAATTGATATGTTTAACTTCTTTAAAGCTATGTTTAATTTTAGTAATATTTTAATTGATAAAACTTTCTACTATTACTTAATACCGAATATACTATTATTAGTTTTTGCTATTATAGCATCTACTCCTTTTATTAAAAACATATTAGATAGATTTAAACTCTTAAGATTTATTACATTACTATCCGGGCTGATATTATCAACTGCATTTTTAGTAGATTCATCTTTTAACCCATTTTTATATTTTAGATTTTGA